One window of the Anopheles cruzii chromosome 2, idAnoCruzAS_RS32_06, whole genome shotgun sequence genome contains the following:
- the LOC128268418 gene encoding uncharacterized protein LOC128268418, protein MLEIEENNGLSPWLCESCIVQLNVAYSFKQRAWEADLKLRELRSHEKDSTRSIDQSSEETSVFENVWVKEEAVIIDEIATMCSGELSTKEPAGNHRCHDQQDRTPRTPSPIPTANSSKVPMVIVNCVSLAPSQDEQFMNTILSSTETSPLATSPQSTKKSDQVADNNESKVKFDLSTPNKHIAPGCSASVSCDNEKHERNIPYSKLSLRAKQADRLKKMLHIDLNLEKTHPSFSSTRRGIRKIKHRRYSVCAVVHGKLT, encoded by the exons ATGCTGGAG AttgaagaaaacaatggaTTGTCCCCGTGGCTCTGCGAATCGTGTATCGTTCAACTAAATGTGGCGTACTCCTTCAAACAGCGTGCTTGGGAAGCTGACCTTAAGCTACGCGAGCTGCGGTCCCACGAAAAGGACTCCACACGCAGCATCGATCAATCCTCCGAAGAAACCTCCGTGTTCGAGAACGTGTGGGTGAAGGAAGAGGCAGTGATTATCGATGAAATAGCCACCATGTGTTCGGGTGAGTTGTCAACCAAAGAACCTGCTGGAAACCACCGTTGCCACGACCAACAGGATCGCACGCCCAGGACTCCGTCACCAATTCCGACGGCGAACTCGAGCAAAGTGCCCATGGTGATCGTGAACTGCGTGTCCCTTGCGCCGTCCCAGGACGAGCAGTTTATGAATACGATACTTTCCAGCACGGAGACTTCCCCACTAGCCACTAGCCCACAATCAACGAAGAAATCCGATCAAGTGGCGGACAATAACGAATCAAAGGTGAAATTCGACCTGTCGACACCAAATAAACACATTGCGCCCGGGTGTTCGGCATCCGTGTCATGTGATAATGAAAAACACGAACGCAACATCCCGTATTCGAAACTATCATTGCGCGCCAAACAGGCAGACCGGCTGAAGAAAATGCTGCACATCGATTTGAATCTGGAAAAGACGCATCCGTCGTTCTCTTCGACGCGACGGGGAATCAGGAAGATCAAACACCGGCGCTATTCCGTCTGTGCCGTCGTGCACGGAAAACTGACATAA